Proteins from a single region of Nitrospirota bacterium:
- a CDS encoding isoamylase early set domain-containing protein, whose amino-acid sequence MSKMVPRFVIVLLFIGLSACAQTMKPELPKRVSGGVRFTLLAPDATEVFVMGSFNSWSKGATPMKAIDRNGLWSAEVPLNEGEYTFIYLVNGTRWVTPPMAEDFVTDGFGHTNGVVVVR is encoded by the coding sequence ATGAGCAAGATGGTGCCGAGATTCGTGATCGTGCTGTTGTTCATCGGTCTGTCGGCCTGCGCACAGACGATGAAGCCCGAGTTGCCGAAGCGGGTGTCAGGGGGCGTACGATTTACGCTTTTGGCACCGGATGCCACAGAGGTATTCGTGATGGGATCGTTCAACAGCTGGAGCAAGGGGGCCACGCCGATGAAGGCGATTGACCGCAACGGCCTCTGGTCGGCCGAGGTGCCCTTGAATGAAGGGGAATATACCTTCATCTATCTCGTGAACGGCACTCGATGGGTGACGCCGCCGATGGCAGAAGATTTTGTGACCGATGGGTTTGGGCACACGAACGGTGTGGTCGTGGTGCGGTAA